The Metarhizium brunneum chromosome 5, complete sequence sequence GGGCTCGTTCCGCCTGAACGGTTATCTTGGACCACAAGAGGTATTGCGTGAAGCCCTGCATGAATAAAACCAGGGCGAGGTGGAATGGCAAGTGTAGGCTTGTCCAAAGCTGCTGGCGGAGCCGGGGAAGGTAGAATGAGTCCCTCAACCAGTCGAAATAGACTAAAAACACCAAGTAAATTGTCGTGGTGCCTGCCGTCACGAGACCAATCGTCGTGGGATCTTTGAAGCAAAGTGGTAAGCATAGGGCTCCAGGCGTATACTTCTCAGCAGACTGCTGTACTCACCCCATGCGGTTGGGTTTTTGACAATGGTTACGACCTCTTTGGCCAGTTGCTGGATGCCTTCGCCCATTATCATGACAGTCAAAAGCGTCATTCGCTTCATCAAGTGCGTCTTGGTGAGACTGGCAACAGAGGATAGATTAGACAGCAAAAGACTGAGGATGGCTTCGCCGCCCGCAATAAAGTACCACGTCATGTACACCCTGCTCTGCTTCTCGCTTGTAAAGCGGAAAGTGACGCCGAGGtagacggccgaggcggcggcgtggagGCCAATTTGCAGGTAGAGTGGCAGATGGGCCTTTTTATATCTTCGCACATGCCACAGCGTTGACGCATACTCGACGGCTAGACATGCCCGCGAGAAGCACAGAATGAGAGCTGCAACGACTGGTTAACTGGAAGCTGCGGCCGCGACTAAACAGCCTACTTACACATGGCGCGCATTGTGTCGAGATCTTGGTCTTTGGGATTGAACTTGGGAGCGACGACTACGAAGCCGACCAAGACGCCGAGTTGAATGGCCCTAGTAGCGCGAGCTGGCACATCGGCGTTGTTTAGCAATGCGGCATATTGACGAATATCAACTGGGAGGAATCCAATGCTTACCAAAGAGGCTATCAGTGACATAGCGCACATCGAAGAGCGCGACCTGAAACCAGGTCAACCATAGCAAGCTACAGTCATTGAATGGTCagcttctctctctctctctctctctctctctctctctctctctctctctctctctctctctctctctttctcttgaGGGCCCATTCAAATGCGCCATGGCAGATTGCGAGACGGAACACACGAACCAGAAATATCCAACAGACGCTTTGAACTTGGTTTGGCCAGTGACTTGCTGGGTGTCATTAAAGACATTATAGTTGGCGGCGAAGAACAAATCGTAGAAGATTTCGAGAAGGGTCGGCTCTTCATACTATTTATTGATGCCAAGCAGGCGACAGGTTAGCTTCCACGCAAGCAACGACATCAGCCGACAATTCCGAAAAGAAGCACAGGGTGAGAGAACACACGCGTTGGAACTGCGGCAGGTCGTAGTCTTGATCGTGGCGATGATGCTCGCTATTGGATTCGTCGTGACCATCCTCGATGCGACGCCAGCTCCCCCCGTGCGCCGGGCCCCGTTGGCTAAGCCTGCTCGTACGCCGGACAAGCGGGCTGCTAAAGATGCGAAGCTTCTTgtgctggtgttgatgatgctggcgGTCAAAGTCGTCTTCCAACATGTTGTCGGCTGCGCTCTGCCCGCGACGTCGGTTCTTTGCCAGGAGATGATGCCGGCGAGGCAGATCGATGGAGGAGACAAAAAGATGAAGCAGTCAGTCCATTTGACTTGAAGCTCGTGCAAGGTTACTCAAACGCCATTTGACTCTTAGGGCTGAGGTTGCACTGCCCCTCCGTGGATCTTTTGCATGCAACGGGGATCGATCTACAAGAACGGTAATGAAAAGGCTAGGAGACACGAGTCAGGTTAGTTGAGAGTTGATGTGCCTTTGCCGCCCGACTTGGCTGTGTGTTGAGCTTGGAGTCATGGTGCAACGGCTGCCgggccgtccatgtcgaccTTCATTTCGACGGCTCTGCCTGCAACTTTTCTGAAACGAACGCAAACGAAAAAGGCCCCTGGCCCGGTATGTATGTTGCCGGTCAATGTGACGAATGATATTCtagtccacttagttgccaacgggtactccgtagtcatCGAATGACTATTGCTCCTGGGCCAAGCGTGGCTATGGCTTTGACTAGCCGTTTGGACATCATTCATGGCACCGGGGCCAATCCCGGATGCGGAATGGTCCATGCAGCGCTTGGAACACATGCATAATGGTCAAGTGTGGCGTTTCTTCAAGGCTCCGCTATCTGGGCTGTGATCGGTTAATATCATCAATGGCACAAGTCTGGTCATgacacttcaatgttgacaccTCTTCCCGTCGCCATTGCTATTCCAAAATCCAAAATTAGGTACTACCCGCCATCAACGTCCAAAGCATGGTGTATGCCCGTGTCTAACTATAACATAGATATGTATGCTACGCAACGCCCATCAGAACAATGCAAAACTCCGACGCGACACCCAAAAGGATAAAAAACACAAGCCATCATGTACATAGCCGCTCTTCAAGTTACACGCGGTCGGGTGACACGCCCCCGTCAGGCCCGTCAGGGAACTTGGGCAGTTCGTAGCGCTTCTTGAGATCATCGACAACGGGCCCGAGTCGGTAGTCGCTGTGCATGCTATCATGGTTACAACAGGGGGAGTGTCGAATGGGCAAGAACCACTCCCAGGGTTCGTTCCCCATGACGGATTTCCAATTTTCCCAAAACCCAAGGTCCCACGGATTTTCGTACGGTTCGGTTTTTAAAATGGCAAAGGTGCGGAATGCGTCTTGGTCACGagccgacgtcgaggccgcagcgtcgtcgtccagctGGCCGGACCCGGTTGCACCCGCTACTTTTGGCAGTATTGGATAGGTTATGGTTTGGTATTTTGTTGACGCGGGTGTTCCCAGTGGAATTCGAACGGCCAAGTTGAATGTCTGCCTTCGTCGCAGCATGTCAATATTGGTGATGTTGGTCAAGAGGAAGCGCCCGCCCGTGAGGGTCATGCCGAGCGCGAAGAGGCCAAAGAATGAGGATATCACCAGAATGGCAATAATCCAGCCATCGACTTGGATTTCATCAGAGTTGAGTTCCGCGACGAGACAGTAGATGGCGATTGCGGCACACAGCCCACAAAGACAAGAGGCGTAAAAGGTAAATTGAACAAAAAAATTAAAGGCTGGTGCCCTATCGGTTAGCAATATTTCCTCGCCATGCCACACGTCTGGCGAGAGGCGCCGCAAAACTCACAGGTTTCTGACACCATGCCGCCTACCCAGGGACACATGTGGTCCATCTTCCTGACACACCGACCCATTTCGCGAGAATGATGTGCTCTGTCGGGCTTCCACTGCCGGCATTCTGAGCACCACTTAGGCCGGCCGTCCGCCTCGCACGCAAACACATCCTTGCTGTAAAAGGCCTCTAGGCCGGGGCTGTCCGGATTCAAGTCGGGCGGAACCCAGGGCGGATCCTCGGGGTCCGTCTTGCGCCTCGATCGGAAACCACGACGCTTCTCGCCCGGCTCAGGAGATTTGTCGTCGCGGCCATTCGTAAGGGGGACAAGGCCCGGGTCGCGCTGGACAGTGACGAAGAGCTGGGCGTAGCAGACGAGCGCGAGTATGTACAGCGGGAAGAACAGCACCAAGAGGCCGGCAGCAAGACCCGTCTTGCCCTGGCGGCGTAAGATATATTCCACTGGGATTGACAAGTCAGGTTACTGCTCAGTAGCGCAGTTGTTGTCggacgaagaagagaggCTCACCACAAAGACGACCTACGACAGCATATgccccaaggccaaagacgccgacgaggagggcgGGGATGATGCTGAAGAGCCAGCGAGTATGGGACATTGCACGCACTACAGCGGCATGGCTACCGCGAGATGTCGACGGACGAGAAGAAATGAGGTTGGGCGGTGGTCTGGACGAGTGACGATCATGCAAGGCGGCATGGCGGAGCAGCAAAAAGGGACCGACGATGCGATGATGCAGCGACTTCAGCCGAGCCAAGTGATGACGCGGGAGCTTCAGTTGACCAAGCCCTCTGGTGCAAAAAAACGGTGCATGTGGCTGTGCGCGTTCACGGTGGCCTGCACAGCCTcaaggcgacgaggcggaagAATGGAGCTTCGTCCCCCGAATTTGTCCGTGCGCAATCTCCAGGTCTGGCAAAGTGCCCTCGTTGTTTCTCCTCATccttcctcgtccttgacaaAACAAAGACCGCCTTCTTTTCACTCTCTCGGTCTGTCCACACCGCTGCCCTCGTTTTCCCATGTTTGCTCTACACACCGACCCTGAATGGCCCTCGGTATTCTTTTCCCTTCAATGTTATGGCTTTCTCGCAGAGCCAACATGTTCGGGCCCTTCCTCCCATGCGTCATGCACAATCCATGGCGTCACGCTGGGGCACCTTTCGGTCAATCGGCTTGCATGCCACCGCGCAAGGCCAACAAGGAAACGAACCGGTCGACCCCGAACGCTGAAAGTGGCACGGGTGCGCAGTTCCTCGGTGACTAAGGCCGCAGGTCTCCCTCCAACCCCCGTCACCAATCCTCTCCTCGACTTCAGTCGTTTCCCCCTACTCTCAACTCAACACGAGTCGTTGGCCCCAGGATAGGGAGTCAACCCATGACTAACAACGTCATTACACCAAGAGCCCTTATCATTTCCTCGTCTTGTGACCATCGTAGCCTCAATTTTATAGATAACGGTCTGGGCGTGGAGGGCCGGAAGCAGCCGACAATTAATCACCTTGGACAAAA is a genomic window containing:
- the PFA5 gene encoding Palmitoyltransferase PFA5: MSHTRWLFSIIPALLVGVFGLGAYAVVGRLCVEYILRRQGKTGLAAGLLVLFFPLYILALVCYAQLFVTVQRDPGLVPLTNGRDDKSPEPGEKRRGFRSRRKTDPEDPPWVPPDLNPDSPGLEAFYSKDVFACEADGRPKWCSECRQWKPDRAHHSREMGRCVRKMDHMCPWVGGMVSETSFNFFVQFTFYASCLCGLCAAIAIYCLVAELNSDEIQVDGWIIAILVISSFFGLFALGMTLTGGRFLLTNITNIDMLRRRQTFNLAVRIPLGTPASTKYQTITYPILPKVAGATGSGQLDDDAAASTSARDQDAFRTFAILKTEPYENPWDLGFWENWKSVMGNEPWEWFLPIRHSPCCNHDSMHSDYRLGPVVDDLKKRYELPKFPDGPDGGVSPDRV